From Solwaraspora sp. WMMD1047, the proteins below share one genomic window:
- a CDS encoding GntR family transcriptional regulator, whose amino-acid sequence MTTSLEPSGIAALTPLPRRANAGHTGDRVRDVLEEAILAGVLVPGTHLNAQALAKQLGVSHIPVREALRSLLAAGWIETRPHLGGFVRMRTEQELADLFEMRLHLETQAAVLAAERRTAEQLDQLSGLLNQQRATDDPFALAQLNATFHVAIAECAQNQLLTDFIRTLSMRVRFYFSTVAPRRRGESLREHTALVEAVRRRDGSEAERIARSHVSSTRQDVLDALRGSETRSAT is encoded by the coding sequence ATGACCACGTCACTGGAACCGTCCGGGATCGCGGCCCTGACCCCACTGCCGCGTCGAGCCAACGCCGGCCACACCGGTGACCGGGTCCGCGATGTGCTGGAGGAGGCAATCCTCGCCGGCGTTCTGGTGCCCGGCACGCACCTCAACGCCCAGGCGCTCGCCAAGCAACTCGGGGTCAGCCACATCCCGGTCCGGGAGGCCCTGCGGTCCCTCCTGGCCGCCGGCTGGATAGAGACCCGGCCGCACCTCGGTGGGTTCGTCAGGATGCGGACCGAGCAGGAACTGGCCGACCTGTTCGAGATGCGCCTGCACCTGGAGACCCAGGCCGCCGTGCTGGCGGCCGAGCGGCGCACCGCCGAGCAGCTCGACCAGTTGTCCGGACTGCTGAACCAGCAACGGGCTACCGACGACCCGTTCGCACTCGCCCAGCTCAACGCGACTTTCCACGTCGCGATCGCCGAATGCGCGCAGAACCAGCTGCTCACCGACTTCATTCGGACGCTGAGCATGCGGGTCCGGTTCTACTTCTCCACCGTGGCGCCCCGCCGCAGGGGTGAGTCACTGCGGGAACACACCGCACTGGTGGAAGCCGTGCGACGTCGGGACGGCAGCGAGGCGGAACGCATCGCCCGTAGCCACGTCAGCAGCACCAGACAGGACGTCCTCG